The following coding sequences lie in one Cucurbita pepo subsp. pepo cultivar mu-cu-16 chromosome LG13, ASM280686v2, whole genome shotgun sequence genomic window:
- the LOC111808926 gene encoding probable carbohydrate esterase At4g34215 yields MAATSPANIFILAGQSNMAGRGGVSKDPTTDKNVWDGYIPPESQPNQSIFRFTADMVWEQAHEPLHWDIDVVKTNGVGPGMPFANELLAKAGPSIGTIGLVPCAIGGSHLREWVKGTDRYTKLVERMKRSEEHGGKVKGFFWYQGESDAAVEEEAKSYERELSKFFTDLRADMNHPDLPIILVKIVTHDFFISPDFEFKEEVWNAQEAVTQKLPNVRMVDGRVAVGNFDEGLNEDRGHLNVKSEVNLGKMFAHSYYSNFAHFIS; encoded by the exons ATGGCTGCTACTTCTCCGGCCAACATTTTCATACTTGCAGGGCAGAGCAACATGGCAGGCCGAGGCGGCGTCTCCAAAGACCCAACCACAGACAAAAACGTGTGGGATGGTTATATCCCCCCAGAATCTCAACCCAACCAATCCATCTTTCGGTTCACTGCTGATATGGTCTGGGAGCAAGCCCATGAGCCACTCCATTGGGACATAGACGTTGTAAAGACCAATGGGGTTGGACCCGGCATGCCTTTTGCCAATGAGCTTTTGGCCAAAGCAGGCCCGAGCATCGGCACCATCGGTCTGGTTCCGTGTGCCATTGGAGGATCTCACTTGAGAGAATGGGTTAAAGGGACTGATAGGTACACCAAATTGGTTGAACGGATGAAACGTTCGGAAGAACATGGGGGCAAAGTTAAGGGATTCTTTTGGTACCAAGGAGAGTCCGATGCGGCGGTGGAAGAAGAAGCTAAGTCGTACGAGAGAGAGCTGAGTAAATTCTTCACGGACTTGCGTGCAGACATGAACCATCCAGATCTACCCATCATCCTG GTGAAGATAGTGACCCATGATTTCTTCATAAGCCCAGATTTTGAGTTCAAAGAAGAGGTATGGAATGCTCAGGAGGCAGTCACGCAGAAGCTACCAAATGTAAGAATGGTGGACGGTAGGGTGGCGGTGGGGAACTTTGATGAAGGGCTTAACGAAGATAGAGGTCATCTCAACGTCAAATCTGAAGTGAATTTGGGCAAAATGTTTGCTCATTCCTATTATTCAAACTTCGCTCACTTCATTTCCTAA
- the LOC111809006 gene encoding serine decarboxylase-like, translating into MAACTMTMVEKNAGIEAVIGKFDVNVVFSDPLLPLPEINTVVDLKGQQHAESNQKGKREIGLGRNAVATCFPITEPDDNDESTGDKEAYMASVLARYRKNLLEKTKYNLGYAYNFDFDYGALAPLQHFFINNLGDPFVENNYAVHSRQFEIGVLDWFARLWEIEKNEYWGYVTHCGTEGNFHGILAGRENFPDGILYASGESHYSVFKAARLYRMNCVKVGCLVSGEIDCADLRVKLLANTDKPAILNVNIGTTVKGAVDDLDLVIQTLNECGFSKDRFYIHCDGALFGFMMPFIKRAPKVSFKKPIGSISVSGHKFLGCPMPCGVHLTRLEHINAFSNNVGYLASRDATIMGSRNGHASIFLWYALNRKGYKGFQKEVQKCLGNAHYLKDRLREVGISAMLNELSNTVVFERPQAEEFIKRWQLICEGNIAHVVTMPNVSQEKLDDFIAELVEKRSIWYADQKVQPPCFAAALGSQNCACKLHRI; encoded by the exons ATGGCTGCCTGTACGATGACGATGGTTGAGAAAAACGCTGGGATTGAGGCTGTGATCGGAAAGTTTGATGTCAATGTTGTGTTTTCCGATCCTCTGCTGCCTTTGCCGGAGATCAACACTGTCGTGGATCTCAAGGGACAACAACACGCAGAATCGAATCAGAAAGGGAAGAGGGAGATTGGGCTCGGCAGAAATGCCGTCGCTACTTGCTTCCCCATCACCGAGCCTGACGACAATGACGAGTCTACTGGTGACAAGGAAGCGTATATGGCTAGCGTATTGGCACGCTATAGAAAGAATCTCCTCGAGAAgactaaatataatttag GTTACGCGTATAATTTTGACTTCGATTATGGTGCTCTGGCGCCGTTGCAGCATTTCTTCATTAACAATCTTGGGGATCCGTTCGTTGAAAACAATTACGCTGTGCACTCGAGACAGTTTGAGATTGGAGTGTTGGATTGGTTTGCTCGGCTTTGGGAGATTGAGAAGAATGAGTATTGGGGATATGTTACACATTGTGGAACGGAAGGAAATTTTCATGGGATTCTCGCCGG gagagaaaattttcctGATGGGATTCTGTATGCTTCTGGGGAATCTCATTATTCCGTTTTCAAAGCCGCTAGATTGTATAGAATGAACTGTGTGAAGGTCGGCTGTCTGGTATCTGGTGAGATCGATTGTGCTGACCTTAGAGTCAAGTTGCTTGCCAACACAGATAAACCAGCTATACTCAATGTTAATATTG GAACCACGGTGAAAGGAGCTGTCGATGATCTTGATCTTGTGATACAAACACTCAACGAGTGTGGGTTCTCTAAAGATCGGTTTTACATCCATTGTGATGGGGCGTTGTTTGGATTTATGATGCCTTTTATCAAACGT GCACCAAAGGTCTCGTTTAAGAAGCCCATCGGAAGCATCAGTGTTTCCGGCCACAAGTTCCTCGGATGTCCAATGCCTTGCGGCGTTCACCTCACAAGGTTGGAGCACATAAATGCCTTCTCCAATAATGTCGGGTATCTAGCCTCAAGAGATGCCACAATCATGGGAAGCCGGAACGGCCATGCTTCTATCTTCCTCTGGTACGCCCTCAACAGAAAAGGCTATAAAGGGTTTCAAAAGGAAGTCCAGAAGTGCCTCGGAAATGCACACTACCTGAAAGACCGACTTCGTGAAGTGGGAATTAGTGCAATGCTGAATGAACTGAGCAATACAGTCGTGTTTGAACGACCTCAAGCCGAAGAGTTCATTAAGAGGTGGCAGCTAATATGCGAAGGAAACATTGCCCATGTTGTGACAATGCCGAATGTTAGCCAAGAGAAGCTGGATGATTTCATAGCTGAATTGGTCGAAAAACGCTCAATTTGGTATGCTGATCAGAAAGTTCAACCTCCTTGTTTCGCAGCAGCGTTGGGAAGTCAGAACTGTGCTTGTAAGTTGCACAGGATTTGA
- the LOC111808927 gene encoding chlorophyll a-b binding protein CP24 10A, chloroplastic-like: MAATSGAVLNGLGSPFLHGGSRTQTLLAGARGGVNVVGSRKLVIVAAAQPKKSWIPAVKGGGNLVDPEWLDGSLPGDFGFDPLGLGKDPAFLKWYREAELIHGRWAMAAVVGIFVGQAWSGIPWFEAGADPGAIAPFSFGSLLGTQLLLMGWVESKRWVDFFNPESQSVEWATPWSRTAENFANATGEQGYPGGKFFDPLGFAGTIKDGVYIPDTEKLERLKLAEIKHARLAMLAMLIFYFEAGQGKTPLGALGV, from the exons ATGGCTGCAACTTCTGGTGCTGTGCTTAATGGGTTGGGCTCACCCTTCCTCCATGGAGGTAGCAGAACTCAGACCTTGCTGGCTGGAGCCAGAGGCGGTGTCAATGTCGTTGGCTCTCGCAAGCTTGTCATCGTCGCCGCTGCTCAGCCCAAGAAGTCTTGGATCCCTGCTGTTAAGGGCGGAGGCAACTTAGTCGACCCAGAATGGCTAGATGGCTC ACTTCCAGGTGACTTCGGCTTCGACCCATTAGGGTTGGGGAAGGACCCTGCATTTCTGAAATGGTACAGAGAAGCAGAGCTGATCCACGGCCGTTGGGCAATGGCAGCGGTGGTCGGAATCTTCGTAGGCCAAGCCTGGAGTGGGATCCCATGGTTCGAAGCCGGAGCCGATCCAGGCGCAATTGCTCCATTCTCCTTTGGATCACTGCTGGGAACCCAGCTTCTACTAATGGGATGGGTGGAGAGCAAGCGGTGGGTGGATTTCTTCAACCCAGAGTCTCAATCGGTGGAATGGGCGACGCCATGGTCGAGGACGGCAGAGAACTTCGCAAACGCAACGGGAGAACAGGGTTATCCCGGCGGAAAATTCTTCGATCCGTTGGGATTTGCCGGAACTATTAAAGATGGGGTTTACATTCCAGACACGGAGAAATTGGAGAGATTGAAGTTGGCTGAGATCAAGCATGCTAGGCTCGCCATGTTAGCGATGCTCATCTTCTACTTTGAAGCTGGACAGGGGAAGACGCCATTGGGGGCTCTTGGAGTATAA